From the Kwoniella dendrophila CBS 6074 chromosome 8, complete sequence genome, the window TCGTCATGGACTTgactcttttcttcttggaTACTTTCCTTTGGTACGTTATCTGGAACACCGTATTCTCCATTGCACGAAGTTTCGCCATTGGTATGTCTATCTGGACTCCCTGGGCAGATATTTTCGCTAGATTACCCAAGAGAATCTACGCCAAGATTCTTGCTACTGCTGATATGGAAGTCAAATACAAGCCAAAGGTGAGTCAACTCAAACTATTGACTTGTGCTAATCTTTTTATAGGTCCTTGTATCTCAAGTCTGGAATGCCGTCATCATTTCCATGTACCGAGAACATCTTTTATCCATAGAGCATGTTCAAAAATTACTCTATCACCAAGTCCAATCTGATCAACCTGGAAAGAGAACTCTTAGAGCCCCGGCATTCTTCATATCgcaaggtgataaaggtgtcAAGACTGAATTCTTCCCTAAAGGTTCTGAAGCCGAAAGACGAATCTCTTTCTTCGCTCAATCGCTCACCACTGCTATCCCTGAATCTATCCCTGTAGAAGCTATGCCAACATTCACCGTCCTTGTACCTCACTATTCTGAAAAGATCTTATTATCACTTAGAGAAATTATTAGAGAAGAGGATCAAAATACCCGAGTCACCCTTTTGGAATATCTCAAACAGCTCCATCCAATCGAATGGGACAACTTCGTTAGAGATACCAAGATTTTGGCTGAAGAATCCAACATGTTCAACGGTGGTAACCCATTCGGTGGTGACGAAAAGGCTGAAGCCAAGAAAGCCGACGATATTCCTTTCTACACTATCGGTTTCAAATCTGCTGCTCCTGAATATACCTTGAGAACTAGAATCTGGGCATCTCTTCGTGCTCAAACACTTTACCGAACTGTATCCGGTTTCATGAATTATTCTAAAGCCATCAAATTACTCTACCGAGTCGAAAACCCTGAAGTCGTCCAACTTTTCGGTGGTAACACTGATCAACTTGAAAGAGAACTCGAAAGAATGGCTAGAAGAAAGTTCAAATTCGTCGTCTCAATGCAAAGATACTCTAAATTCAATAAGGAAGAACACGAAAATGCCGAATTCTTACTCAGAGCTTACCCAGATCTACAAATTGCCTACTTGGATGAAGAACCTCCCAGAAAAGACGGTGGTGAATCCAGAATTTTCTCTGCTTTAGTCGATGGTCATTCCGAAATCTTACCAAACGGACGAAGAAGACCCAAGTTCAGAATCGAATTACCTGGTAACCcaattttaggtgatggtaAATCTGATAACCAAAACCATGCTATTGTCTTCTACCGAGGAGAATACCTCCAACTTATCGATGCGAACCAAGATAACTATTTGGAGGAATGTCTTAAAATCCGaaatgttttaggtgaatttgaagagTTCAGagtatcaaatcaatctcCTTATGCTCCAAACGGTCATCAACAATTCGAGAAATTCCCTGTCGCTATTTTAGGTGCCAGAGAATATATCTTCTCCGAAAACAttggtattttaggtgatattGCTGCTGGTAAAGAACAAACATTCGGTACATTAGCTGctagatcattatcatacattggtggtaaattacATTATGGTCATCCAGATTTCTTAAACGCTATTTATATGAATACTCGAGGTGGTGTATCTAAAGCTCAAAAAGGTTTACATTTGAACGAAGATATTTACGCTGGTATGATGGCTTTCGGTCGGGGTGGTAGAATCAAGCATTCAGAATATTATCAATGTGGTAAAGGAagagatttaggttttggtaCTATTCTTAATTTCCAAACTAAAATCGGTACTGGTATGGGTGAACAAATGCTTTCAAGAGAATACTACTATTTGGGTACTCAACTTCCTATCGATCGATTCTTAACTTTCTACTACGGTCATCCAGGTTtccatatcaacaatattctCGTTATGTGTTCAGTCCAAGTCTTCATGTTAGCTCTTGTCTTCCTTGGTACATTGAACAAACAACTTACCGTTTGTAAATACAACAATTCAGGAGATATCTTACCAGGTCAAAGTGGTTGTTACAATCTTCAACCTGTGTTCAGATGGATTAAACGATgtatcatttccattttcattgtATTTTGGGTTGCTTTCGTCCCTCTTTTCGTACAAGGTGAGTCTACTTCTTATGATcctatcatcatatcatcatgaGCTAACGTACTCTACAGAACTCACCGAACGAGGTGCTGGTCGAGCCATCTTACGTCTCTGCAAACATTTCTTATCCCTCTCACCGGTATTCGAAGTGTTCTCCACACAAATCTATATGCACTCTATCTTGAACAACTTGACATTCGGTGGTGCCAGATATATTGCTACAGGTAGAGGTTTCGCTACTACCCGTATCTCCTTCAGTATCTTATAGTGAGTGCTGTCAACATCGTTAATACTGTGTGTGCTAATGTTCGTCTAGCTCTCGATTCGCTGGTCCATCCATCTATCTTGGTCTCAGAACATTGGTATTATTACTCTACATCACCTTATCCGTCTTCGTACCTCATTTGATCTACTTCTGGATCACTGTTGTCGGTTTATGTGTCGCTCCATTCTTGTTCAACCCTCATCAATTCTCTTACTCCGATTTCATCATCGACTACCGAGAATTCCTCAGATGGATGTCAAGAGGTAACTCCCGAACACACGCAAACTCATGGGTCGGTTACTGTCGATTATCAAGAACTAGAATTACTGGtttcaagagaaagagacttggtttaccttctgaaAAATTGTCTTCGGATACACCTAGAGCACCTTGGAAAGCTATCGTTATTGGAGAAATTATCGGTCCTATCTGTGTCGCCATTCTTTTCGTCATCTGTTACCTTTTCGTCAAGTCCTTCGCCGTCGACGGTAAAACCCAACCTGGTTTATTACGAATCGCTATCATTGCTCTTGGTCCAATCGTCTTCAACATGGCTCTTTTAATCACCTTATTCTTGATCTCAGTTTTTCTTGGTCCATGCTTAAACTCTTACACCAATCAATTCGGAGCTACCATGGCTGCTATTGCCCATTTCGGTGCTGTAGTAGGTATGGTTGCCTTCTTTGAATTCTTATGGTTCCTCGAATTATGGGATACTTCACATGCCGTTTTAGGTGTAATCGCTGTGGTTGCAGTTCAAAGATGTATTTTCAAGATTTTAATTGCTGTCTTCTTATCAAGAGAATTTAAACATGATGAAACCAACAGAGCATGGTGGACTGGTGTTTGGTTCAATAGAGGTTTAGGTTCACACGCTTTGTCACAACCTGCAAGAGAATTTGTCGTTAAAACTATCGAAATGGGATTATACTCAGCAGATTTCATTGCTTGTCATATATTGTTATTCTTCTTAACTCCACCAATGTTAATACCTTATTTCGATAGATTACACGCAACAATGTTATTCTGGTTAGCTCCTTCACAACAAATTAGACCACCAATTTATTCTTTCAGACAGAGAtcacaaagaagaaagattgttTTCACATGTAAGTTTTTGCTTTCTTTTAAGATAGATTTAAACGCTGATTTTGTGCATTGTAATAGATTCAATTGTATATGTGATTGTTCAAGCTATCTTTGTAGCTTTGATCTTACTTCCTCTATTATTTAAAGGTGTTATTGGTCTTACACCAAATGATGTGCCTTTCGGTGCCGTCATTTAAGTGATGTTATCGAGCTCAACACAGATTCCCCCATCTTCAAATAACCAGTAATAGATTCTCTCCTCAGCATGAACATACACACGAAACAAAATGTCAATTcaatttatcattcatcttttctAGCATAGGATACgggaaaatcaaaataaaacaaaataaaaCGCAAAAAGGACAATTTTAGTAAAAGGATAAGATACtgattcttctcttttaTGAAACTATATTATTCTATCATgtctctctctctctttcctGAATTTAACGATATATCACACATTTTCATAGTTTCTTATAcgcttatatatatacatatacccactctcttctttttccagAGAGGTCTTACTTaacgttcttcttctcattcaTTTTTTTCGATCTGATCCGATCCATATCTTCATGCCTATagataggtaaagaaggtggattacaTGAATTATATGTCGTGATGAATACTCTTTATTATCTGCTTGTTATGTTTTATGTTTCATATTCGATTGCATCAAGTCACTATTTGATTGCAGTGACGAATTGTTCCTCAAGAGGTACTGGGTTTCATGTATCCCATAAAATGCCTATCGATTATAAGGTCATAATCGAAACAATAACGTCCCTGATAGGAGGACAAGAGAAGGTTAAAAGAACTTTCAAACCGAATAACTGATTGTTTGTAAGGTATGGTATTCCATTCAACCTAAGGTAGTCAATTGAACCGAGTAACTTATAAATAAGACTATGTTATTCATACATTCCAGACTTCAATATGTTATGTAACTTACCTTCACTCGTTTCATCCTCTTTTCACCCCTTTTACCCCTTTTACCCTTTACCCCTTGCCCTTGCCCTGCTCCTtctcctgctcctgctctttttcttttcctcttaaCAACGTATAACGTATTAATTACAGTATATACCTAGTACTAGAATCTTGTTTTGCTTTGATGATATCACGCGTAATTACGTTAAAACCGTTACAGTTTTCGATTTCGCTTCGCCCTCGCTACAGAGTAACTTGAGTACTAAACTACTCCGATAGTCCGACCGACGCGTCTgcttttttagctctttaggttttttacctcttttatcAACTGCCGCCGATCTTTGTCTCACTTTTTCTGGAGTTTTACCCTAGATATCAATACTTATCGATGAATGGGATCGTTTTTTTTCggtagtggtggtgatggtggtggtggtggtggtgtcGGTATTGGCGTAGTATATGAAGATGTTTGGAATATATATAAGCcacattatatatatactttacTTTATGCATTGTTCTTTACAAGACAAGAAAAGCCTTTTTggtttttaccttttgattgtatatcaaaatcaacgTTCAACGATACTATTCCAATCAACAAGTTACAcattcattccttcttctcgACAAAACATCTagcttatatatatatctgtatTGCCAATAATATTCTAGAAGGAATTATTGGAGTATTATATTAGGTGGTGACTAACTCATTCATATacattcttttcaataacaacaacgacaaAACAAACAGATCGATTGATCTATAATCTCATGTGTCAAGATTAAAAAATCTACCATACATACGTCAATATATCCAAAATGTACACAACTActttaatttcattattcACTTTGATAGCTTCACTAAATCATATTCAAGCTTGGACTGACCCGTAAGTAATTAATCTCTCACTGTATTATTTGTCGACATGTGGGAGACTTACATCCCCATCGAACAATCATATAATATGCTGAATAAGCTGACTTTATCGATTCCTTTTTCCCACTTCCTCCAGCTTCTTCGTCGTTCAACATGCACCTGATATAATAACAAGTAGAATTGATCCTGTTATCTCGCCAGGTGGTATCTCATCTcatggtaagttttttttttcccttaaAAATGTTATGttttcattcttcttctttagtaaGATAATTTACGGCGGCAAGAATGGTATCAAATGAACAAATAAGAACTGATGGcaaattatctttttttaGTCCATTCTATCGTTGgctcatcttcatttaaaCCTACTTATACATACGAAAATTCAATGTCTGGAAGGCAAGTCATTCATCTACTTTCCAATggtgattatcattatcagctaaCAACAACGTATAACGATTcgatattttgatgtttgaCTGTAGATGCACAACAGCAAATGTAGATATTGATAGATCAAGTTATTGGACACCTCAATTGTATAgaaaaaatgataatggGACCTTCTCTTTGGTCAGAATGAATAGAGCTAACACGTATTACTTGGTAAGTCGACTGATTTTTCCGTTCAGGGAGTGAGCAAAGCTGACAAATTGCCTTCGTTCATAGATGAGACGGTATGTTTTTGTTTTACAATGCATCCTGTCGTCACATACATTATGCTAATTAAACCTGAATTTTTATCTTATACAGTGGAAGTCAAAGTGAAACAGTATACGATTTTC encodes:
- a CDS encoding 1,3-beta-glucan synthase component FKS1; translation: MSYPNAPPGPKHQPSSYSSGSSDPFNGHQLNYDNAPPLPGGNGVYTHPDATTNPGGGVAPPGQGGQYAPYFDTESEMRARMEGGGRGADTWASESGYSGNDGYYGGSDYHGQQGYMPSRASTPTFTEGSRDGHRPREPYPAWTQEANIPLSKEEIEDVLIDLANKFGFQKDSSRNVYDFLMIQLDSRASRMSPNQALLTLHADYIGGEHANYRKWYFASQLDLDDAIGAVQNPGLSRVRSVARRGKGAKGKTAPATAQEKSLDSATSRWRTAMNNMSQYDRLRQVALYLLCWGEAAQVRFMPECLCFIFKCADDYYRSPECQNRVEAVPEGLYLRAVVKPLYKFLRDQGYEVVDGRFLKRENDHDKTIGYDDVNQLFWYPEGVSRIVLNDKTRLVDIPPAQRFMKFDRIDWNKVFFKTYLEKRSFFHLLVNFNRIWVLHIAVFWFYTAYNSPSIYAAKGSTKATTPMAWSVTALGGAVASLIMIAATLAEFSYIPTTWNNTSHLTRRLVFLLIILGITGAPTIYIAFWNQTGQVSLILGIVQFFVAVVATAAFATLPSGRMFGDRVAGKSRKYLANQTFTASYPKLGRNNRMASFLLWFLIFGCKFTESYFFLTLSFRDPIKVMVGMKVQNCHDKYLGNGLCTNQPAFALTVMFVMDLTLFFLDTFLWYVIWNTVFSIARSFAIGMSIWTPWADIFARLPKRIYAKILATADMEVKYKPKVLVSQVWNAVIISMYREHLLSIEHVQKLLYHQVQSDQPGKRTLRAPAFFISQGDKGVKTEFFPKGSEAERRISFFAQSLTTAIPESIPVEAMPTFTVLVPHYSEKILLSLREIIREEDQNTRVTLLEYLKQLHPIEWDNFVRDTKILAEESNMFNGGNPFGGDEKAEAKKADDIPFYTIGFKSAAPEYTLRTRIWASLRAQTLYRTVSGFMNYSKAIKLLYRVENPEVVQLFGGNTDQLERELERMARRKFKFVVSMQRYSKFNKEEHENAEFLLRAYPDLQIAYLDEEPPRKDGGESRIFSALVDGHSEILPNGRRRPKFRIELPGNPILGDGKSDNQNHAIVFYRGEYLQLIDANQDNYLEECLKIRNVLGEFEEFRVSNQSPYAPNGHQQFEKFPVAILGAREYIFSENIGILGDIAAGKEQTFGTLAARSLSYIGGKLHYGHPDFLNAIYMNTRGGVSKAQKGLHLNEDIYAGMMAFGRGGRIKHSEYYQCGKGRDLGFGTILNFQTKIGTGMGEQMLSREYYYLGTQLPIDRFLTFYYGHPGFHINNILVMCSVQVFMLALVFLGTLNKQLTVCKYNNSGDILPGQSGCYNLQPVFRWIKRCIISIFIVFWVAFVPLFVQELTERGAGRAILRLCKHFLSLSPVFEVFSTQIYMHSILNNLTFGGARYIATGRGFATTRISFSILYSRFAGPSIYLGLRTLVLLLYITLSVFVPHLIYFWITVVGLCVAPFLFNPHQFSYSDFIIDYREFLRWMSRGNSRTHANSWVGYCRLSRTRITGFKRKRLGLPSEKLSSDTPRAPWKAIVIGEIIGPICVAILFVICYLFVKSFAVDGKTQPGLLRIAIIALGPIVFNMALLITLFLISVFLGPCLNSYTNQFGATMAAIAHFGAVVGMVAFFEFLWFLELWDTSHAVLGVIAVVAVQRCIFKILIAVFLSREFKHDETNRAWWTGVWFNRGLGSHALSQPAREFVVKTIEMGLYSADFIACHILLFFLTPPMLIPYFDRLHATMLFWLAPSQQIRPPIYSFRQRSQRRKIVFTYSIVYVIVQAIFVALILLPLLFKGVIGLTPNDVPFGAVI